DNA from Fibrobacterota bacterium:
GCGTTGCCGAACTCGATGATGTCGAATCCGCGCTCGGTCAGGTAGTTGCGGAATTGTTCGGCCGCTCCCGGTTTGCCGCATCCGTTCAGGATTTGGATCTGACCGGTGTTCGGGATGAAGGGAACGGGTTTCTCCTCTTGCCTGCATGCGGGGAAGAGCAGAACCGTAGAGAGGGCGAGGCTTCCCCAGGCGGCCGATCGCAGCCGAGCGGCCGTTCCGTTCGGGGTCCTTAGGGCCGGCAGCCGGCGACTCGGGCCGTTCCAGGACCGGACTCGGAAGCGATGCTGTCGGGATTCGTTGCGGGGGGCGGCGAGGCGCAATAGGCAACTAGCGGAACGGGCTCATGAAGGGATCGCCCCCATACGCCTTGTAGGCGTCCCGGCCGTTGAAGAGATGGAGGGAGATGCTCGAATTGTCGGTGGGCTTGTACTCCAGGCTTACGTGCGGGAAGACCAGGGAAGAGCCGAGCCGCGGATCTTGGAAACCGCCTTTGGATAAACCGACCGACGAGCTTGCGTAGAGGGGGGTGTAGAATCCTACGTCCGCGGAAAGAGTGAGCGGATCGGCCAAACGATAAGTCAAGGTGTTGAGGTAGAGCCCCGCCGAGGAAGAGCCGAAGGAGCCCGAAGCGAAGTTGACCGCATAACTCTGGTGCATGGAAAAGCGATTGGGATTGAGAAGCGAAAAACCGGAGACCGATCCGCCGCCCTCTCGCCATTGGGGCGCCATCAGGGTACCCCGATCGAACTCCCCGGGCTGGGTGAGAACGGTTTCATGGGTCCCGTTTCCGAACGCTTTCGGTGGCTCCGCGGAAAAGACCGGAACCGTCGCAGCCAATCCGCAGACCGCCAGAAGGGCTCGGGAAAAGCCCTTGATTCCGGTCGATTTCGAAGATTTCCGCATGGAAGGTTCTGTTTGGACGAATCCCATTATAATATAAATAGGCGGTCAGCCGGCGGGAACGTTTTTGCCGTCCACCTTGAGGACCTTTGGGCTGTGGGACTCCAGTTCCTTCTCATCCAGGTGCGCGAAGGTCATGATGATGACGATGTCCCCTATGTGCACCAATCGGGCCGCGGCCCCATTCACGCAAACTTCGCCGGATTCGGGTTTCCCCAGGATGGCATAGGTTTCGAAACGGGCCCCGTTGTTGATGTTGACGACGTGGACTTTTTCGTATTCCCGGATGTCCGCCAAGCGCATCAGAACCGGATCGATGGTAATCGATCCGGTGTAATTCAGGTTCGCATCGGTGACGGTGGCGCGATGGATCTTGGACTTGAGGATTTCTCGGAGCATTTGCCCCTAAACTACTAAAAACCGACGGCCACTACGGCCGCGGCGCCCCCAGGCAATAGCCCGAGGTTCCAGCTGAAGCGGCCCGCCTCCTGGTTGTCCACGTAGCGGGTGCCTAAGTACGCATCCCCGGCGCTGGTGACCATGGCAAGGAGGGTGATGATAGGGAAGACCGGATAGATGGAATGGGTTTCCTGGTTCTGGACAAGGAAGGTCAGGGCGATGCCGGCGACCGCGGCGGAGGTAAGGCCCAATCCCAAATAGGTTTTCTTCGTCTTATACTCGTAAAAGCCGGGAAGGATGAAGGAGACGAACGGAGTCAGGTTATTGGCGTCCTGCTTGCGGTAGCTGCGGTCGATGTCATCATCGGCCATGCCCGCTTTCTTTTCGGTCAGCCAATGCTCTTCGGTCACGCCCAGCTTTTTCCAGGGTTCGGAAAAATACTCGTTGGGGGAAATGCCCACCTCGAGCAGTTTCAGGAACTTGGCCTTGGACATGCCGCTTTCCTTCACCTTCTGGAACTCTTCTTGGCTGATGCCCATGTCCTCGGCGGATGTGTTTTCCCATTCATCCGCGTAGACCTTCAAGGCCATGAGATTCAGGAACAGGGCCAGCAGAAAGATTTTCTTAAGCAAGGGCATAGGCGAGGGTCCCGTCGAAAAGGTGCTGGACTAAAATAAGGCCATCAGTCCGAAAATGCATGGCCTCGTCGAAGAGGATTCCGATGCCGAGGGGGGGAATCGAACCCCCACAGAGTTGCCCCTACCGGATTTTGAGTCCGGCGCGTCTACCAATTTCACCACCTCGGCGATGGATTTTGCCCGTTCAAAACAAAGGCGATGCGCCGGTCCGGTTGGCCGGATCCGCGCATCGCCCCCGCTCGAGCGCCAAGAATATAACTTAAAGGCTTCAAAAAA
Protein-coding regions in this window:
- a CDS encoding LytR C-terminal domain-containing protein, with protein sequence MRLAAPRNESRQHRFRVRSWNGPSRRLPALRTPNGTAARLRSAAWGSLALSTVLLFPACRQEEKPVPFIPNTGQIQILNGCGKPGAAEQFRNYLTERGFDIIEFGNAGSWNYAHTLVIARTGNEPVARDLAKVLETDNLIHLSDPLALVDATVIIGKDYEELSKRWQRVKP
- a CDS encoding aspartate 1-decarboxylase, coding for MLREILKSKIHRATVTDANLNYTGSITIDPVLMRLADIREYEKVHVVNINNGARFETYAILGKPESGEVCVNGAAARLVHIGDIVIIMTFAHLDEKELESHSPKVLKVDGKNVPAG